The Xanthobacter flavus genome includes a window with the following:
- the rnd gene encoding ribonuclease D: MDPITSTEALAAACERLARHPFVTVDTEFLRESTFWPKLCVVQVASPEEAILIDALSEGLDLAPFYRLMGNERVMKVFHAGRQDIEIIWHQARLIPHPVFDTQVAAMVLGYGDSISYDQLVQRTVGHSLDKSSRFTDWSRRPLSQAQIAYAIADVTHLRDIYIKLTADLDARGRGEWVGEEMHVLTSPATYEQHPEQAWERLKSRVRKPRELAVLVEVAAWREREAQTRDLPRGRVIKDEVIGEIAVQQPQTPEKLAELRSLPKGFERSRYGEAVLEAVKRGVARDPKTLPRIERDKPLPNGANATVELLKVLLRMTAEQNAVAAKVIATTEDLERIAVSDEADVPALKGWRRELFGVHALALKAGQLALAVDKGKVVAVQK; encoded by the coding sequence ATGGATCCCATCACCTCGACTGAGGCGCTGGCAGCTGCCTGCGAGCGTCTTGCGCGACACCCCTTCGTCACTGTCGACACCGAATTCCTGCGAGAAAGCACCTTCTGGCCGAAGCTGTGCGTGGTGCAGGTCGCATCGCCCGAGGAAGCCATCCTCATCGATGCGCTTTCGGAAGGCCTGGACCTCGCGCCCTTCTATCGGCTCATGGGCAATGAGCGGGTGATGAAGGTGTTCCATGCCGGGCGGCAGGACATCGAGATCATCTGGCATCAGGCCCGGCTGATTCCCCACCCCGTGTTCGACACGCAGGTGGCGGCCATGGTGCTGGGATACGGCGACAGCATCTCGTACGACCAGTTGGTCCAGCGCACGGTGGGCCACAGCCTGGACAAGTCCTCGCGCTTCACCGACTGGTCGCGGCGGCCGCTGAGCCAGGCGCAGATCGCCTACGCCATCGCCGACGTCACCCACCTGCGGGACATCTACATCAAGCTGACGGCGGATCTCGATGCCCGCGGCCGCGGCGAGTGGGTCGGCGAGGAGATGCACGTCCTCACCTCACCCGCCACCTATGAGCAGCATCCCGAACAGGCGTGGGAGCGGCTGAAGTCCCGCGTGCGCAAGCCGCGCGAGCTGGCGGTTCTCGTGGAGGTCGCTGCCTGGCGCGAGCGCGAGGCCCAGACGCGCGACCTGCCGCGCGGCCGCGTCATCAAGGATGAAGTGATCGGCGAGATCGCGGTGCAGCAGCCGCAGACGCCCGAGAAGCTGGCCGAGTTGCGCTCGCTGCCCAAGGGTTTCGAGCGCTCACGCTATGGCGAAGCGGTTCTGGAAGCCGTGAAGCGCGGCGTCGCCCGCGACCCGAAGACGCTGCCCCGCATCGAGCGGGACAAGCCCCTGCCCAATGGCGCCAATGCAACGGTTGAGCTTCTGAAGGTGTTGCTGCGCATGACAGCGGAGCAGAACGCGGTCGCCGCCAAGGTGATCGCCACGACCGAGGATTTGGAGCGCATCGCGGTGAGCGACGAGGCCGACGTGCCAGCGCTGAAGGGCTGGCGGCGCGAGCTGTTCGGGGTCCACGCCCTCGCGCTCAAGGCCGGGCAGCTCGCCCTAGCCGTGGACAAGGGCAAGGTAGTAGCGGTCCAGAAATAG
- a CDS encoding GGDEF domain-containing protein: protein MTFLPDHLADLYDSTQVLVAAYDCFDRLRYANPAFRAAFVLGPGEELTWAEIMRRNHAARRGTIITAADFDAWLVSTLSRRGKVPYRSFETDLYDGRWLLMTESVSAAGWMLCIASDITALKADGRDVRQARDRAIREAQTDDLTGIANRRFITARVDDMLAPGALGGTLCVLDLDNFKYINDLVGHLAGDTVLRDFAARINGLIRRKDCFGRVGGEEFVLVLPQTSPEEAVLIVERMLSVVRQSRPLPQWPDFAYTFSAGIATGGPGTTFSDLFGRADRALYMAKMSGRNRIQVDGEAPPAVMAARG, encoded by the coding sequence ATGACCTTCCTGCCCGACCACCTCGCCGACCTCTACGACAGCACGCAAGTGCTAGTGGCGGCTTATGATTGCTTCGACCGGCTGCGCTATGCCAACCCCGCGTTCCGGGCCGCCTTTGTCCTCGGGCCGGGCGAGGAACTCACCTGGGCGGAGATCATGCGGCGCAACCATGCCGCGCGGCGGGGCACCATCATCACAGCCGCCGATTTCGACGCCTGGCTCGTCTCCACCCTTTCGCGCCGTGGCAAGGTGCCCTACCGCTCGTTTGAGACCGACCTCTACGACGGCCGCTGGCTGCTGATGACCGAGAGTGTCTCGGCGGCGGGGTGGATGCTCTGCATCGCCAGCGACATCACCGCCCTCAAGGCGGACGGCCGGGATGTGCGGCAGGCCCGCGACCGCGCCATCAGGGAGGCGCAGACCGACGACCTCACCGGCATCGCCAACCGCCGCTTCATCACCGCGCGGGTGGACGACATGCTCGCGCCGGGTGCGCTGGGCGGAACACTGTGCGTTCTGGATCTCGATAACTTCAAATATATCAATGACCTCGTCGGCCACCTCGCGGGCGACACGGTGCTCCGCGACTTCGCCGCGCGCATCAACGGCCTGATCCGCCGCAAGGATTGCTTCGGCCGCGTGGGTGGCGAGGAGTTCGTGCTGGTGCTGCCGCAGACCTCGCCGGAGGAGGCGGTGCTCATCGTCGAGCGGATGCTGTCGGTGGTGCGCCAGTCGCGACCGCTGCCGCAATGGCCGGACTTCGCCTACACCTTCTCCGCCGGCATCGCCACGGGCGGGCCGGGCACCACCTTCTCCGATCTGTTCGGCCGGGCCGACCGCGCGCTCTACATGGCCAAGATGAGCGGCCGCAACCGCATCCAGGTGGACGGCGAGGCGCCGCCCGCGGTGATGGCGGCACGCGGCTAG
- the gmk gene encoding guanylate kinase → MPNSAPPSVSSHFALPGWKPGAGVLARRGLMLVLSSPSGAGKTTLSRLLLKSDDRITMSVSVTTRAPRPGEEHGKDYFFVDRDTFHRMRDEGELLEHATVFENLYGTPRGAVEQALSAGRDVLFDIDWQGTQQLGESAQQDLVKVFILPPSAADLEQRLRSRAQDSEEVVHQRMAKASDEISHYTEYDYIIINHDVEDSLAKLTAILQAERLKRRRLTGLSSFVKGLRDNL, encoded by the coding sequence ATGCCCAATTCAGCACCCCCTTCCGTGTCCTCGCACTTCGCGCTGCCGGGCTGGAAGCCGGGAGCCGGTGTGCTTGCCCGCCGCGGACTGATGCTGGTGCTCTCCTCGCCATCTGGGGCGGGCAAGACCACGCTCTCCCGCCTGCTGCTCAAGAGCGATGACCGCATCACCATGTCGGTCTCGGTCACCACCCGCGCACCGCGACCGGGCGAGGAGCACGGCAAGGACTATTTCTTCGTCGATCGCGACACCTTCCACCGGATGCGCGACGAGGGTGAGCTTCTGGAACATGCCACCGTGTTCGAGAATCTCTATGGCACGCCACGCGGGGCCGTGGAGCAGGCGTTGTCTGCCGGGCGGGACGTGCTGTTCGATATCGATTGGCAGGGCACCCAGCAGTTGGGCGAGAGCGCGCAGCAGGATCTGGTGAAGGTCTTCATCCTGCCGCCGTCCGCCGCCGACCTGGAGCAGCGGTTGCGGTCACGGGCGCAGGATTCGGAAGAGGTCGTTCACCAGCGCATGGCCAAGGCCTCGGACGAGATCAGCCACTACACCGAATACGACTACATCATCATCAATCACGACGTGGAGGACAGCCTCGCCAAGCTCACCGCCATCCTGCAGGCCGAGCGGCTGAAGCGGCGCCGGCTGACCGGATTGTCCAGCTTCGTGAAGGGCCTGCGCGACAACCTCTGA
- a CDS encoding YicC/YloC family endoribonuclease codes for MTGFARVSGSHGPWRFGWEVRSVNGKGLDLRLRLPPGFEALESDVRSRTGQVLSRGSVAANLTASREGEASAVRVNQGALEALYRAMSESARRLGAAAPTLDSLLAVKGMVEITEAEDSEAERGALIAAVLDAFDRALAELGAMREREGSALNAILTERLDAITGLVSRAERLPERSVEAVRARIADQLRVLMEAASLDPERLHQEAILAVTKADVREELDRLVAHIAQARDLMAAGGPVGRRLDFLAQEFNREANTLCSKSNSVALTQIGLDLKLLVDQFREQIQNLE; via the coding sequence ATGACCGGCTTCGCGCGCGTCTCGGGCTCGCACGGTCCGTGGCGGTTCGGCTGGGAGGTGCGTTCGGTGAACGGCAAGGGCCTCGATCTGCGCCTGCGCCTGCCGCCCGGCTTCGAGGCGCTTGAATCCGACGTGCGCAGCCGCACCGGGCAGGTGCTGTCGCGGGGCTCCGTCGCCGCCAACCTGACGGCCTCACGCGAGGGCGAGGCCTCCGCCGTCCGCGTCAACCAGGGGGCGCTGGAGGCCCTCTACCGCGCCATGTCCGAGAGCGCGCGCCGCCTCGGGGCCGCCGCGCCCACCCTTGATTCGCTCCTCGCCGTGAAGGGCATGGTGGAGATCACCGAGGCCGAGGACAGCGAGGCGGAGCGCGGCGCGCTCATAGCTGCCGTTCTCGACGCCTTCGACCGGGCGCTGGCCGAACTCGGCGCCATGCGGGAGCGGGAAGGCAGCGCGCTCAACGCCATCCTCACAGAGCGCCTCGATGCCATCACCGGCCTCGTCTCCCGGGCCGAGCGCCTGCCGGAGCGGTCCGTGGAGGCGGTGCGGGCACGCATCGCCGATCAGCTCCGGGTGCTGATGGAGGCCGCCTCCCTCGATCCCGAGCGTCTCCACCAGGAGGCGATTCTGGCCGTCACCAAGGCCGACGTGCGCGAGGAACTGGACCGCCTTGTCGCCCACATCGCTCAGGCGCGAGACCTGATGGCCGCCGGCGGCCCTGTCGGGCGGCGGCTCGATTTCCTCGCGCAGGAGTTCAATCGCGAGGCGAATACCCTGTGCTCCAAGTCCAATTCCGTGGCGCTGACGCAGATCGGGCTTGACCTCAAGCTGCTCGTGGATCAGTTCCGCGAGCAGATTCAGAACCTAGAGTGA
- a CDS encoding NADP-dependent malic enzyme, whose amino-acid sequence MASNISEDLRSGALYYHRTPRPGKLEIQATKPLGNQRDLALAYSPGVAAACEAIAADPLQAAELTIRSNLVGVVSNGTAVLGLGNIGPLAGKPVMEGKAVLFKKFAGIDVFDIEIDALTVERMVDVVSALEPTFGGINLEDIKAPECFEVEAQLRQRMKIPVFHDDQHGTAIIVAAAVRNALEIGNRKIEDLKIVTSGAGAAALACLGLLVTLGAKKENIWVTDIEGVVYDGRNTLMDPYKEIYAQKTDKRTLDEVIDGAHIFLGLSAGGVLKPEMVKKMADKPLILALANPMPEIMPEAAREARPDAMICTGRSDFPNQVNNVLCFPYIFRGALDVGATDINAEMKMAAVEALAALARETPSDVVARAYGGESRTFGADSLIPSPFDPRLILRIAPAVAKAAMDTGVATRPIADMDAYIDRLDTFVFRSGFIMRPLFAKAKQSIKRVIYAEGEDERVLRAVQAVVEEGIARPIIVARPSVVDTRLKRFGLSIQPGRDFDLINPEDDPRYRDYVRDYVEVAGRRGVTPDAARTLVRTHPTVIAALAVHRGEADAMLCGIEGRFVRHLRQVRDIIGLAPGVKELAALSLLITSKGNFFICDTQIQTEPTAADLAEMTVLAAAHVRRFGLEPRVALLSHSNFGSHETLSAKRVRSALAIIRERDPNLQVDGEMQADAALMEDVRRKSFPHSSLSGVANVLVMPDLDAADIAFNMIKVLGDALPVGPILMGTAKPAHILGPSVTTRGVVNMTAVAVAEAQTD is encoded by the coding sequence ATGGCGTCCAACATTTCCGAGGATCTGCGTTCGGGCGCGCTCTATTACCATCGCACGCCGCGGCCGGGAAAGCTTGAGATCCAGGCCACCAAACCCCTCGGGAACCAGCGCGATCTCGCCCTCGCTTATTCTCCCGGCGTCGCCGCCGCGTGCGAGGCCATAGCCGCCGATCCCCTGCAGGCAGCTGAGCTGACCATCCGTTCGAATCTCGTGGGCGTCGTCTCGAACGGCACAGCCGTGCTGGGCCTCGGCAACATCGGTCCCCTCGCCGGCAAGCCGGTGATGGAAGGCAAGGCCGTCCTGTTCAAGAAGTTCGCTGGCATTGACGTGTTCGACATCGAGATCGATGCGCTCACCGTCGAGCGCATGGTGGACGTGGTGAGCGCGCTGGAGCCCACCTTCGGCGGCATCAATCTGGAAGACATCAAGGCGCCCGAGTGCTTCGAGGTGGAAGCCCAGCTGCGCCAGCGCATGAAGATCCCGGTCTTCCACGACGACCAGCACGGCACGGCCATCATCGTCGCTGCGGCGGTGCGCAACGCGCTGGAGATCGGCAATCGCAAGATCGAGGATCTCAAGATCGTCACTTCGGGCGCCGGCGCTGCCGCGCTCGCCTGCCTCGGCCTCCTCGTCACGCTCGGCGCGAAGAAGGAGAACATCTGGGTCACCGACATCGAGGGCGTGGTCTATGACGGCCGCAACACCCTCATGGATCCCTACAAGGAGATCTATGCCCAGAAGACCGACAAGCGCACCCTCGACGAGGTGATCGACGGCGCGCACATCTTCCTCGGCCTGTCGGCCGGCGGCGTGCTGAAGCCGGAGATGGTGAAGAAGATGGCGGACAAGCCGCTCATCCTCGCCCTCGCCAATCCCATGCCGGAGATCATGCCAGAGGCCGCCCGCGAGGCGCGCCCGGATGCCATGATCTGCACCGGTCGTTCGGACTTCCCGAACCAGGTCAACAACGTCCTGTGCTTCCCCTACATCTTCCGCGGCGCGCTGGATGTCGGTGCCACCGACATCAACGCCGAGATGAAGATGGCGGCGGTGGAAGCCCTCGCCGCGCTTGCCCGCGAGACTCCGTCGGACGTGGTGGCCCGCGCCTATGGCGGTGAAAGCCGCACCTTCGGCGCCGACTCGCTCATCCCCTCGCCGTTCGATCCGCGCCTCATCCTGCGCATCGCGCCGGCGGTGGCGAAGGCGGCCATGGACACCGGCGTCGCGACGCGTCCCATCGCCGACATGGACGCCTATATCGACCGGCTGGACACCTTCGTGTTCCGCTCCGGCTTCATCATGCGGCCGCTGTTCGCCAAGGCGAAGCAGTCCATCAAGCGGGTGATCTATGCCGAGGGCGAGGACGAGCGCGTTCTGCGCGCCGTTCAGGCGGTGGTCGAGGAAGGCATCGCCCGGCCCATCATCGTCGCCCGCCCGAGCGTGGTGGACACCCGCTTGAAGCGCTTCGGCCTCTCCATCCAGCCCGGCCGCGACTTCGACCTCATCAATCCCGAGGATGATCCGCGCTACCGCGACTACGTGCGCGATTACGTCGAGGTGGCCGGCCGCCGGGGCGTGACGCCGGACGCCGCGCGCACGCTGGTCCGCACCCATCCCACGGTGATCGCGGCCCTTGCCGTCCATCGTGGCGAGGCGGATGCGATGCTCTGCGGCATCGAGGGGCGGTTCGTGCGCCACCTCAGGCAGGTGCGCGACATCATCGGCCTCGCCCCCGGCGTCAAGGAACTGGCGGCGCTCTCGCTGCTCATCACCTCCAAGGGCAATTTCTTCATCTGCGACACGCAGATCCAGACCGAGCCCACCGCCGCCGACCTCGCCGAGATGACGGTGCTGGCCGCCGCCCACGTCCGCCGCTTCGGTCTGGAGCCCCGGGTGGCGCTGCTGTCGCACTCCAATTTCGGCAGCCACGAGACGCTCTCGGCCAAGCGCGTCCGCTCCGCCCTCGCCATCATCCGCGAGCGCGACCCGAACCTTCAGGTCGACGGAGAAATGCAGGCGGATGCGGCACTTATGGAAGATGTGCGCCGCAAGTCCTTCCCCCACTCCAGCCTCTCCGGGGTGGCCAACGTGCTGGTGATGCCGGACCTCGACGCGGCCGATATCGCCTTCAACATGATCAAGGTGCTGGGCGATGCCCTGCCGGTCGGTCCCATCCTGATGGGCACCGCCAAGCCCGCCCATATCCTCGGCCCGTCGGTGACGACGCGCGGCGTCGTCAACATGACAGCCGTTGCCGTCGCCGAGGCGCAGACGGACTGA
- a CDS encoding DUF2059 domain-containing protein — protein sequence MRFAYPMLMAAALAVHTLTFPAAAAADEASDKVALARQVVDLAVAPGIDGRVARMIAEAAAKQPADRQAPFRADAEKAAAPIRADLLGEFATYYASALSLAELKDIHGFYSSPAGRKLVQVEEAKPAEVNAAIQQYIIKLVVLINGPK from the coding sequence ATGCGGTTCGCCTATCCAATGCTCATGGCCGCCGCCCTGGCGGTCCACACGCTCACCTTTCCGGCCGCCGCCGCAGCCGACGAGGCGTCCGACAAGGTCGCCCTCGCGCGGCAGGTGGTGGACCTGGCCGTCGCGCCCGGTATCGACGGCCGCGTGGCGCGCATGATCGCCGAGGCCGCCGCGAAGCAGCCGGCCGACAGGCAGGCCCCCTTCCGCGCAGATGCCGAAAAGGCGGCGGCGCCCATCCGCGCCGACCTGCTCGGCGAGTTCGCGACCTATTACGCCTCTGCCCTCAGCCTTGCGGAGCTGAAGGACATCCACGGCTTCTATTCCAGCCCCGCCGGTCGCAAGCTGGTGCAGGTCGAGGAAGCCAAGCCCGCCGAGGTGAATGCCGCCATTCAGCAGTACATCATCAAGCTGGTGGTGCTGATCAACGGGCCGAAATAG
- a CDS encoding bifunctional diguanylate cyclase/phosphodiesterase, translated as METPNGRETGPLDANRPGARGPLWLAFVAATLIVCVICAATLLVRSLWQDGAADRARELENMAVTLSEQTARAFQSVGLIQDDLIGHVREKGIQTRIQLVDAMSTEDVHSRLREKISGLPFIDAITVIDETGQLLNFSRYWPIPNVNVSDRDYFLALEGMRGPDIFLGEPVPNRGSGTVTIYLAKRFANSSGRFLGLVLGAMEQSYFERFYSGLRLGRDGMIALIRSDGALLARHPGSAGQSPRDSAVRARTAAAVFATGQMPQLPAGTLDEKARIAAVHRVGDLPVAVVVSESIAALDALMWQRATPLIVAAGLLCLTIALVAWGVGRHLRDERAFAVAQHGMARIDVLTGLPNRLAFAERLNALLKARGGGTPLALLYLDLDYFKAVNDTLGHDAGDTMLIELAERIRALVGPDDFAARLGGDEFAVVVSGVNHESEAAEFAQRLIHTLRSPLHLGLHRIVSGCSIGIVMAPRDGTGVAELLKNADLALYRAKADGRGIARVFVEEMERLVRERREMEVALQTAWREKQFFLLYQPIVEAESGRVAGFEALLRWQHPERGLVNPTSFIPIAEETGLILPLGAWVLAEACAAATTWPEDLFVSVNLSPVQFRGAEAFRQVRNALESSGLAPSRLEVEITESTLLQEGPMVRATLEQFSEEGITVALDDFGTGYSSLGYLRTLSIGRIKMDRSFIDQVETSPQSLAIVRAVVGLARTLGLRCTAEGVETEGQRRLLTAEGCSHLQGYLLGRPGSAEEALRRTRTSAA; from the coding sequence ATGGAGACGCCGAACGGGCGCGAAACCGGACCGCTGGACGCGAACCGCCCCGGCGCGCGAGGGCCCCTCTGGCTGGCCTTCGTCGCAGCGACGCTCATCGTCTGCGTCATCTGCGCGGCCACCCTACTGGTGAGAAGCCTCTGGCAGGACGGTGCCGCGGACCGCGCGCGCGAGCTCGAGAACATGGCGGTCACGCTGTCCGAGCAGACGGCCCGCGCCTTCCAGAGCGTCGGCCTCATCCAGGACGACCTCATTGGACACGTGCGCGAGAAGGGTATCCAGACACGGATCCAGCTCGTCGATGCCATGTCGACGGAGGACGTCCATTCCCGGCTGCGGGAGAAAATCTCCGGCCTGCCCTTCATCGATGCCATCACCGTCATCGATGAGACGGGGCAATTGCTCAACTTTTCACGCTATTGGCCTATCCCTAACGTGAACGTGTCCGACCGCGATTATTTCCTGGCGCTCGAAGGCATGCGGGGACCGGACATATTTCTGGGCGAGCCGGTGCCAAACCGCGGGAGCGGCACCGTCACCATCTATCTCGCCAAGCGGTTCGCCAACAGCTCTGGGCGCTTCCTCGGCCTTGTGCTCGGCGCCATGGAGCAATCCTATTTCGAGCGCTTCTACAGCGGGCTCCGGCTCGGACGCGACGGGATGATCGCGCTGATCCGTTCGGACGGCGCGCTGCTCGCCCGCCATCCCGGCTCAGCCGGCCAGTCGCCACGCGATTCCGCGGTTCGGGCACGCACAGCGGCGGCGGTGTTCGCGACCGGGCAGATGCCGCAACTCCCCGCCGGGACGCTGGACGAGAAAGCCCGCATCGCCGCCGTCCATCGGGTGGGCGATCTGCCGGTGGCGGTGGTGGTCAGCGAAAGCATCGCCGCCCTGGACGCCCTGATGTGGCAGCGGGCGACGCCGCTGATCGTCGCCGCCGGGCTGCTTTGCCTCACCATCGCGCTCGTAGCCTGGGGCGTCGGCCGGCATCTGCGGGACGAGCGTGCCTTCGCCGTGGCCCAGCACGGCATGGCGCGGATCGACGTGCTGACGGGCCTGCCCAACCGCCTTGCCTTCGCCGAGCGTCTGAATGCGCTCCTGAAAGCCCGCGGCGGGGGAACACCGCTCGCCCTGCTCTATCTCGACCTCGATTACTTCAAGGCCGTCAACGACACACTCGGCCACGACGCCGGCGACACCATGCTGATCGAACTGGCCGAGCGCATCCGGGCCCTCGTTGGGCCGGATGATTTCGCCGCACGTCTCGGTGGCGACGAATTCGCCGTTGTGGTGTCGGGTGTGAATCACGAGAGCGAGGCCGCCGAATTCGCGCAGCGCCTGATCCATACCCTGCGGTCGCCGTTGCATCTCGGCCTGCACAGGATCGTCAGCGGCTGCAGCATCGGCATCGTCATGGCACCACGCGATGGCACCGGTGTTGCGGAACTGCTCAAGAACGCGGACCTCGCCCTCTACCGCGCCAAGGCCGACGGCCGCGGCATCGCCCGGGTTTTCGTCGAGGAGATGGAGCGCCTCGTGCGCGAGCGCCGCGAGATGGAGGTCGCCCTTCAAACCGCATGGCGGGAGAAACAGTTCTTCCTGCTCTACCAGCCCATCGTGGAAGCCGAATCGGGCCGCGTCGCCGGCTTCGAGGCCCTGCTTCGCTGGCAGCATCCCGAGCGCGGGCTGGTCAACCCGACCAGTTTCATCCCGATCGCGGAGGAAACCGGCCTCATCCTGCCGCTGGGCGCATGGGTGCTGGCCGAGGCGTGCGCCGCGGCCACAACATGGCCCGAGGACCTGTTCGTCTCGGTCAACCTCTCCCCCGTTCAGTTCCGCGGCGCGGAAGCCTTCCGGCAAGTGCGGAACGCGCTGGAAAGCTCGGGCCTTGCCCCGTCGCGTCTGGAGGTGGAGATCACCGAAAGCACCCTGCTGCAGGAAGGCCCCATGGTGCGGGCCACGCTGGAACAGTTCAGCGAGGAGGGAATCACGGTCGCGCTCGATGATTTCGGCACGGGCTATTCCTCCCTTGGGTATCTGAGGACCCTCAGCATCGGCCGGATCAAGATGGACCGCTCGTTTATCGATCAGGTCGAGACCTCGCCGCAGAGCCTCGCCATCGTGCGGGCTGTCGTCGGCCTCGCCCGCACGCTGGGGCTGCGCTGCACGGCCGAAGGCGTTGAGACGGAAGGCCAGAGACGGCTGCTCACGGCGGAGGGCTGCTCCCATCTTCAGGGCTACCTGCTAGGCCGCCCAGGCTCCGCTGAGGAAGCCCTTCGGCGCACCCGCACCTCGGCCGCCTGA
- the aspS gene encoding aspartate--tRNA ligase — MHRYRSHTCGALSTAEVGQIVRLSGWCHRIRDHGGVLFIDLRDHYGLTQVVVDPDSPAFKDAEKARSEWVIRIDGKVRLRPEGTENADLTTGAIEVYATELEVLGPAAELPLPVFGDVEYPEETRLKYRFLDLRREKLHRNIMTRGAIIDAMRRRMKDQGFFEFQTPILTASSPEGARDFLVPSRLHPGKFYALPQAPQQYKQLIMMSGFDRYFQIAPCFRDEDPRADRLPGEFYQLDLEMSFVEQEDVFAAMEPVITGVFEEFSGGKPVTKNWPRIPYAESLRKYGTDKPDLRNPLVMQNVSDHFRGSGFKVFARMLEVEKNEVWAIPAPGGGSRAFCDRMNSWAQGEGQPGLGYIMWREGGEGAGPLANNIGPERTEAIRAQLGLKAGDAAFFVAGDPDKFVKFAGLARTKVGEELNLIDKDRFELAWIVDFPFYEYSEEEKKIDFSHNPFSMPQGGLEALNTQDPLTIKAFQYDIACNGYEIASGGIRNHRPEAMVKAFELAGYDEATVVERFGGMYRAFQYGAPPHGGMAAGVDRIVMLLCGTTNLREISIFPMNQQALDLLMGAPNEASPKQLRELHIRPAPQQK, encoded by the coding sequence ATGCACCGTTACCGCTCACATACCTGCGGCGCGCTTTCGACCGCCGAGGTGGGCCAGATCGTCCGCCTGTCCGGCTGGTGCCACCGCATCCGCGACCATGGCGGCGTGCTCTTCATCGACCTGCGCGACCATTACGGCCTCACCCAGGTGGTGGTGGACCCCGACAGCCCGGCCTTCAAGGACGCCGAGAAGGCGCGGTCCGAGTGGGTCATCCGCATCGATGGCAAGGTCCGCCTGCGCCCCGAGGGCACGGAGAATGCGGACCTCACCACCGGCGCCATAGAGGTCTATGCCACCGAGCTCGAAGTGCTCGGCCCGGCCGCCGAGCTGCCGCTGCCGGTGTTCGGCGACGTGGAGTATCCGGAAGAGACGCGGCTCAAGTACCGCTTCCTCGACCTGCGCCGCGAGAAGCTCCACCGCAACATCATGACTCGCGGCGCCATCATCGACGCCATGCGCCGGCGCATGAAGGATCAGGGCTTCTTCGAGTTCCAGACGCCCATCCTCACCGCCTCCTCGCCGGAAGGCGCGCGCGACTTCCTCGTGCCCTCGCGCCTGCATCCCGGGAAGTTCTACGCGCTGCCGCAGGCGCCCCAGCAGTACAAGCAGCTCATCATGATGAGCGGCTTCGACCGCTACTTCCAGATCGCCCCCTGCTTCCGCGACGAGGACCCCCGCGCCGACCGCCTGCCCGGCGAGTTCTACCAGCTCGACCTGGAGATGAGCTTCGTCGAGCAGGAAGACGTGTTCGCCGCCATGGAGCCGGTCATCACCGGCGTGTTCGAGGAGTTTTCCGGCGGCAAGCCGGTGACGAAGAACTGGCCGCGCATCCCCTATGCGGAATCCCTGCGCAAGTACGGCACCGACAAGCCGGACCTGCGCAATCCGCTCGTCATGCAGAACGTCTCCGACCACTTCCGCGGCTCGGGCTTCAAGGTGTTCGCCCGCATGCTGGAGGTGGAGAAGAACGAGGTGTGGGCCATCCCCGCCCCCGGCGGCGGCTCCCGCGCCTTCTGCGACCGCATGAACTCCTGGGCCCAGGGCGAGGGCCAGCCTGGCCTCGGCTACATCATGTGGCGCGAAGGGGGCGAGGGCGCCGGCCCGCTCGCGAACAACATCGGCCCCGAGCGCACCGAGGCGATCCGCGCCCAGCTCGGCCTCAAGGCCGGCGATGCCGCCTTCTTCGTCGCGGGCGACCCCGACAAGTTCGTGAAGTTCGCCGGCCTCGCCCGCACCAAGGTGGGTGAGGAACTGAACCTCATCGACAAGGACCGCTTCGAGCTGGCCTGGATCGTGGACTTCCCCTTCTACGAATATTCGGAGGAGGAGAAGAAGATCGACTTCTCCCACAATCCCTTCTCCATGCCGCAGGGCGGGCTCGAGGCGCTGAACACGCAGGACCCGCTGACCATCAAGGCGTTCCAGTACGACATCGCCTGCAATGGCTACGAGATCGCCTCCGGCGGCATCCGTAACCATCGCCCCGAGGCCATGGTGAAGGCGTTCGAGCTGGCCGGCTATGACGAGGCGACCGTGGTGGAGCGCTTCGGCGGCATGTATCGCGCGTTCCAGTATGGCGCGCCGCCCCATGGTGGCATGGCGGCGGGCGTGGACCGCATCGTCATGCTCCTGTGCGGCACCACCAACCTGCGCGAGATCTCCATCTTCCCCATGAACCAGCAGGCCCTCGACCTGCTCATGGGCGCCCCCAACGAGGCAAGCCCGAAGCAGCTGCGCGAGCTGCACATCCGGCCGGCGCCACAGCAGAAATGA